A stretch of the Vitis riparia cultivar Riparia Gloire de Montpellier isolate 1030 chromosome 13, EGFV_Vit.rip_1.0, whole genome shotgun sequence genome encodes the following:
- the LOC117927955 gene encoding L-type lectin-domain containing receptor kinase S.4-like, producing MAEAVKLFWVFVFFLSNPVLSQLDEFFYDSFHGAGNNLSLNGVAKIEKNGMLRLTDDVARWFGRGFYPSPIRFKNSSGGKAFSFSTAFAFAIVPQYPTLGGHGLAFAITSTKELPGALPRQYLGLLNATDNGNSTNHVFAVEFDTVQDFEFNDISDNHVGIDLNSMTSYASANASYFSDNSTKENLNLKGGKTIQAWIDYDGQRDQLNVFLSPHSTKPTSPILSCGVNLSSILKEFMYVGFSASTGLLASSHYVLGWRFKMNGVAESLDLSSLPKLPGPKRNNTPLIIGVSVAATSMIVFAVALAFYLIRKIKNADVIEAWELDIGPHRFSYQELKKATRGFRDKELIGFGGFGKVYKGTLRNSNTQVAVKRISHESKQGLREFVSEIASIGRLRHRNLVQLLGWCRRRGDLLLVYDYMPNGSLDKYLFDTSKSTLSWEQRFKIIKGVASGLLYLHEEWEQTVIHRDIKAGNILLDSELNGRLGDFGLAKLYEHGSNPSTTRVVGTLGYLAPELTRTGKPTRSSDVFAFGALLLEVVCGRRPVEAKALPEELILVDWVWERWREGAILDVVDPRLKGEYDEVEVVVVLKLGLMCSNNSPAVRPSMRQVLRYLEGEVALPEELSAPDAYDKKGGGAGDGFGFEDFVHSYPASSCFEKVSTWSSAVDDVDVESSSVSPLVT from the coding sequence ATGGCAGAAGCTGTCAAGCTCTTCTGGGTCTTCGTCTTTTTCCTCTCAAACCCGGTTCTCTCCCAGCTGGATGAGTTCTTCTATGACAGCTTCCATGGTGCAGGGAATAACTTGAGTCTAAACGGTGTTGCAAAGATTGAGAAGAATGGAATGCTTCGCTTGACGGACGACGTCGCTAGATGGTTTGGTCGTGGCTTTTATCCGTCTCCGATCCGGTTCAAGAACTCCAGTGGTGGGAAAGCTTTCTCCTTCTCAACAGCCTTTGCTTTCGCAATTGTGCCCCAGTATCCGACACTGGGAGGCCATGGGCTTGCTTTTGCGATTACATCCACGAAAGAGCTCCCAGGGGCTCTTCCCAGACAGTATCTAGGCCTGCTCAATGCCACCGACAATgggaattcaaccaaccatgtGTTTGCTGTGGAGTTCGACACTGTTCAGGACTTTGAATTCAATGATATCAGTGATAATCATGTCGGCATCGATCTCAATAGTATGACATCCTACGCTTCTGCTAACGCTTCATATTTCAGCGATAATTCGACAAAGGAGAATCTTAATCTCAAGGGCGGGAAGACAATTCAGGCATGGATAGATTATGATGGACAAAGGGATCAGTTGAATGTATTCCTTTCGCCTCATTCAACGAAACCCACCTCCCCAATCTTGTCTTGTGGTGTGAATCTTTCATCAATCCTCAAGGAATTTATGTATGTGGGCTTCTCTGCTTCCACTGGTCTTCTTGCCAGCTCTCACTATGTCTTGGGATGGAGGTTCAAGATGAACGGTGTGGCAGAATCACTGGATCTCTCATCCCTCCCTAAGCTGCCTGGCCCTAAAAGGAACAATACACCTTTAATTATAGGTGTTTCTGTTGCTGCTACTTCTATGATAGTTTTCGCAGTTGCCCTGGCTTTCTATCTGAtcagaaagataaaaaatgcgGATGTGATTGAGGCGTGGGAGCTCGATATTGGCCCACACAGATTCTCCTACCAAGAGCTGAAGAAGGCGACCAGGGGTTTTAGGGACAAAGAGCTAATTGGGTTTGGTGGATTTGGCAAGGTTTATAAGGGAACTCTACGGAATTCCAACACTCAAGTTGCAGTTAAACGAATTTCGCACGAATCAAAACAGGGTTTGAGGGAATTTGTTTCTGAAATTGCTAGTATTGGCCGTCTTCGCCACAGGAACTTGGTTCAGCTCCTAGGATGGTGTCGAAGAAGAGGTGATTTGCTACTTGTCTATGATTATATGCCTAATGGAAGCTTGGATAAGTACCTTTTCGACACATCCAAATCAACTCTCAGTTGGGAACAGAGGTTCAAGATCATCAAAGGTGTAGCTTCAGGCCTTCTTTACTTGCATGAAGAATGGGAGCAAACTGTAATTCACAGAGACATCAAGGCAGGAAATATTTTGTTGGATTCTGAGTTAAATGGTAGGCTCGGCGATTTTGGCCTTGCTAAGTTATATGAGCACGGCTCAAACCCGAGCACCACAAGGGTTGTGGGCACACTGGGGTATCTGGCACCAGAGCTTACACGCACAGGGAAGCCAACAAGAAGTTCGGACGTGTTTGCATTCGGTGCATTGTTACTAGAGGTGGTTTGTGGTAGAAGACCTGTGGAGGCCAAAGCTCTGCCTGAAGAGCTGATATTGGTGGATTGGGTGTGGGAGAGGTGGAGGGAGGGTGCAATTCTTGATGTGGTGGATCCAAGATTGAAGGGTGAGTATGATGAAGTAGAGGTAGTGGTGGTGCTGAAACTGGGTTTGATGTGTTCCAACAATTCCCCTGCTGTGCGCCCCTCTATGAGGCAGGTTCTAAGGTACTTGGAAGGGGAGGTGGCCTTGCCGGAGGAGTTGAGTGCACCAGATGCATATGATAAAAAGGGTGGTGGTGCAGGTGATGGTTTTGGGTTTGAGGATTTTGTGCATTCTTATCCCGCATCATCGTGTTTTGAGAAGGTGAGCACGTGGTCATCGGCTGTGGATGATGTTGATGTTGAAAGTAGTTCAGTTTCCCCTCTTGTCACGTAG